A single region of the Solwaraspora sp. WMMD791 genome encodes:
- the glgB gene encoding 1,4-alpha-glucan branching protein GlgB has product MTPTREAPLTETIGDFDLYLFAEGRHEQLWRMLGAHPRPGGCRFAVWAPNARRVRVIGDGPGWGPYEGQELERLGTGGVWAGFVPGVVAGQRYKYRVQGADGSWSDRADPMAAATEVPPRTASVVYESGYVWQDADWLAARRSDHHARPMAIYEVHLGSWRPGLSYRQLADQLVDYVTDLGFTHVEFMPVMEHPFGGSWGYQVTGYYAPTSRFGTPDEFRHLVDRLHGAGVGVLLDWVPAHFPRDAWALARFDGTALYEHPDPRRGEHPDWGSLIFDYGRREVRNFLVANALYWLEEFHIDGLRVDAVASMLYLDYSRGPGQWLPNHSGGNSHTEAIELLQELNATAYRLHPGIVMIAEESTAWPGVTRPTDTGGLGFGLKWNMGWMHDTLSYLARDPVHRSHHHDELTWPAAYAHTEQFLLPISHDEVVHGKGSLTAKLPGDRWQRLAGLRGLLAYMWAFPGKQLLFMGCELADEQEWSEQRGLDWSLTHDPGVGGIQRLLRDLNAAYRDCPALWEQDTVPAGFRWIDHTDRDANTISFLRYDANGGVLACVVNFSGMARHEHRIGLPTPGRWREVVNTDADCYGGSNVGNCGAVTAGGPALSGQPVSATVAVGPFAAVWLRPEPAPSTVPADAPG; this is encoded by the coding sequence GTGACCCCTACCCGGGAGGCCCCGCTGACCGAGACGATCGGCGACTTCGACCTGTATCTGTTCGCCGAAGGCCGCCACGAGCAGCTGTGGCGGATGCTCGGCGCCCACCCGCGACCCGGCGGATGCCGGTTCGCGGTGTGGGCGCCGAACGCCCGCCGGGTCCGCGTGATCGGTGACGGACCCGGCTGGGGTCCGTACGAAGGACAAGAACTGGAGCGGCTCGGCACCGGTGGCGTCTGGGCCGGCTTCGTGCCCGGCGTCGTCGCCGGACAGCGGTACAAGTACCGCGTCCAGGGTGCGGACGGCTCCTGGTCCGATCGGGCGGATCCGATGGCCGCCGCCACCGAGGTGCCGCCCCGGACGGCCTCGGTGGTGTACGAGTCGGGCTACGTCTGGCAGGACGCCGACTGGCTGGCCGCCCGCCGTAGCGACCACCACGCCCGACCGATGGCGATCTACGAAGTGCACCTGGGGTCGTGGCGACCCGGGCTCAGCTACCGGCAACTGGCCGATCAGCTGGTGGACTACGTCACCGACCTGGGCTTCACCCATGTCGAGTTCATGCCGGTCATGGAGCACCCGTTCGGCGGCTCCTGGGGCTACCAGGTGACCGGCTACTACGCCCCCACCTCCCGGTTCGGCACGCCCGACGAGTTCCGGCACCTGGTGGACCGGTTGCACGGCGCGGGGGTCGGGGTGCTGCTGGACTGGGTGCCGGCGCACTTCCCCCGCGACGCCTGGGCGCTGGCCCGGTTCGACGGCACCGCGCTGTACGAACACCCCGACCCCCGCCGGGGCGAGCACCCGGACTGGGGCAGCCTGATCTTCGACTACGGTCGCCGGGAGGTGCGCAACTTCCTCGTGGCCAACGCGCTGTACTGGTTGGAGGAGTTCCACATCGACGGGCTACGGGTCGACGCGGTGGCGTCGATGCTGTACCTCGACTACTCGCGGGGCCCGGGTCAGTGGCTGCCCAACCACTCCGGCGGAAACTCCCACACCGAGGCGATCGAACTGCTCCAGGAGCTCAACGCCACCGCGTACCGGTTGCACCCGGGCATCGTCATGATCGCCGAGGAGTCCACCGCCTGGCCCGGCGTGACCCGCCCGACCGACACCGGCGGGCTCGGTTTCGGACTCAAGTGGAACATGGGCTGGATGCACGACACGCTGAGCTACCTGGCGCGGGACCCGGTGCACCGCAGCCACCATCACGACGAGCTGACCTGGCCGGCCGCGTACGCCCACACCGAGCAGTTCCTGCTGCCGATCAGCCACGACGAGGTGGTGCACGGCAAGGGCTCGCTGACCGCGAAGCTGCCCGGAGACCGCTGGCAGCGGCTGGCCGGCCTGCGCGGCCTGCTGGCCTACATGTGGGCCTTCCCCGGCAAGCAGCTGCTCTTCATGGGCTGCGAACTCGCCGACGAGCAGGAGTGGAGCGAGCAGCGCGGCCTGGACTGGTCGCTGACCCACGACCCCGGTGTCGGCGGGATACAGCGTCTGCTGCGGGATCTGAACGCGGCCTACCGGGACTGCCCGGCGCTGTGGGAGCAGGACACGGTGCCGGCGGGATTCCGCTGGATCGACCACACTGACCGGGACGCCAACACGATCTCGTTCCTGCGCTACGACGCCAACGGCGGCGTGCTGGCGTGCGTGGTCAACTTCTCCGGGATGGCGCGCCACGAGCACCGGATCGGGCTGCCGACGCCGGGCCGGTGGCGGGAGGTCGTCAACACCGACGCCGACTGCTACGGCGGATCGAACGTCGGCAACTGCGGTGCCGTCACGGCGGGCGGTCCCGCGCTGTCCGGCCAGCCGGTCAGCGCCACCGTCGCGGTCGGACCGTTCGCGGCGGTCTGGCTACGCCCCGAACCGGCACCGTCGACGGTGCCGGCCGACGCCCCGGGCTGA
- a CDS encoding citrate synthase, which yields MTDVKLDHPGGQLSMPVQPAVDGPPGIEIGALLKETGHVTFDPGYVNTASCASAITYIDGDAGILRYRGYPIDQLAGKASFLEVSYLLIYGELPTSDQLAAFSERISLHTLLHEEMRRFFDGFPRDAHPMAVLSSAVSALSTFYQDSLDPFDTDHVEISTVRLMAKVPTIASYAHKKSIGQPLLYPDNSLGYVENFLRMTFGVPAARYEVDPVAAQVLDMLFVLHADHEQNCSTSTVRLVGSSNANLFASVSAGVNALFGPLHGGANQAVLEMLQEIHASGGDVQEFVRRVKGKERGVKLMGFGHRVYKNYDPRAAIVKQAAQDVLGRLDKPDPLLDIAMQLEEIALADDFFVSRKLYPNVDFYTGLIYKAMGFPPKMFTVLFALGRLPGWIAQWREMIADPSNKIGRPRQLYVGPAERGFVPIAQR from the coding sequence ATGACGGATGTGAAGCTCGACCATCCTGGTGGCCAACTGTCGATGCCGGTGCAGCCGGCCGTCGACGGGCCGCCCGGGATCGAGATCGGCGCGCTGCTGAAGGAGACCGGCCACGTCACGTTCGACCCCGGGTACGTCAACACGGCGTCGTGCGCGTCGGCGATCACCTACATCGACGGTGACGCCGGCATCCTGCGCTACCGGGGCTACCCGATCGACCAGCTGGCGGGCAAGGCCTCGTTCCTGGAGGTCAGCTACCTACTGATCTACGGCGAGTTGCCCACCAGCGACCAGTTGGCGGCGTTCAGCGAGCGGATCTCCCTGCACACCCTGCTGCACGAGGAGATGCGCCGGTTCTTCGACGGGTTTCCGCGTGACGCCCACCCGATGGCGGTGCTCTCCTCTGCGGTGAGCGCCCTGTCGACCTTTTACCAGGACAGCCTGGACCCGTTCGACACCGACCATGTGGAGATCTCCACGGTCCGGCTGATGGCCAAGGTGCCGACGATCGCCTCGTACGCGCACAAGAAGTCGATCGGCCAGCCGCTGCTCTACCCCGACAACTCACTGGGGTACGTGGAGAATTTCCTGCGGATGACGTTCGGCGTGCCGGCGGCCCGGTACGAGGTCGATCCGGTCGCCGCACAGGTGCTCGACATGCTCTTCGTGCTGCACGCCGACCACGAACAGAACTGCTCGACGTCGACGGTACGGCTGGTCGGATCGAGCAACGCGAACCTGTTCGCCTCGGTGTCCGCCGGGGTGAACGCGCTGTTCGGCCCGTTGCACGGCGGCGCGAACCAGGCCGTGCTGGAGATGCTTCAGGAGATCCACGCCTCCGGCGGTGACGTCCAGGAGTTCGTCCGGCGGGTCAAGGGCAAGGAACGCGGCGTCAAGCTGATGGGGTTCGGTCACCGGGTGTACAAGAACTACGACCCACGGGCCGCGATCGTCAAGCAGGCGGCGCAGGACGTGCTCGGCCGGCTGGACAAGCCGGATCCCCTCCTGGACATCGCCATGCAGCTGGAGGAGATCGCTCTCGCTGACGACTTCTTCGTCTCCCGCAAGCTCTACCCGAACGTGGACTTCTACACCGGCCTGATCTACAAGGCCATGGGGTTCCCGCCGAAGATGTTCACGGTGCTGTTCGCGCTGGGTCGGCTGCCCGGCTGGATCGCGCAGTGGCGGGAGATGATCGCCGACCCCAGCAACAAGATCGGCCGCCCCCGGCAGTTGTACGTCGGACCGGCCGAGCGCGGCTTCGTGCCCATCGCGCAGCGCTGA
- a CDS encoding sulfatase-like hydrolase/transferase, with the protein MADADPAPADPTAPLDPAPVAPPAGVGTGSGGELRRLLEIVALCGLVVAQPLLDVVGRSPDFFLFHGAGTAEILLLVAFYTVVPPLVCWLPGLAAGLAGPPARRVAHLVTLGLLLAAFAVQVGKQISPLRGALLLGLATMVALGGVWAYRRWSGVGQLLRLASVGPIVFVALFVFASPASAVVLASGQESSGPGTATGAGHPPVVVLVLDELPLVSLLGPDGRIDAQRFPHFAELAAGSTWYRNSTAVGGWTPYALPAMLSGRYPQHEVAPHYSQHPDNLFSALGGTYDIKAQESITELCAPQVCPATDQAATSTLPVLLRETGQLLGQILAPVDNHDDPTASFREPTARDAGLTGPASAADEAVPSDPKFRFHTLNDHQPARFAQFIDGLSRPDDGPTLHFLHLLMPHAPWNYLPSGVRYEAPGDFPNEGAGWVQLARQRHLAQLGYTDGLIGQTLDVLRSSGRYDDALLVVTADHGVSFTQGAQGRGMGAVEAAPAEVLWVPTFVKEPGQRSGRVDDRNWEHVDLLPTIAAHAGITLPFDVDGICGGCPPRQRADKEFRDVPGQPVTVPGPATFDALLTGRGGPPLPAPMLPELVGRSVGDLPVTDDGVRAEILNIADFSGVDPASGELPMLAYGELPATVATGAPIAVAVNGEIATVVPALAPDAKGRRFAVLLQDESMLRAGDNRLELFEVVDGGTQLVRRW; encoded by the coding sequence GTGGCTGACGCCGATCCGGCGCCGGCCGATCCGACGGCGCCGCTCGATCCGGCGCCGGTAGCGCCGCCGGCCGGGGTCGGCACCGGGTCCGGTGGGGAGCTACGGCGGCTGCTGGAGATCGTCGCGCTCTGCGGACTGGTCGTCGCGCAGCCGCTGCTCGACGTCGTCGGGCGCAGCCCCGACTTCTTCCTGTTCCACGGGGCCGGGACGGCCGAGATCCTGCTGCTGGTGGCCTTCTACACCGTCGTACCGCCACTGGTGTGCTGGCTGCCGGGGCTGGCGGCCGGGTTGGCCGGCCCGCCGGCGCGTCGCGTCGCGCACCTGGTCACCCTCGGGCTGCTGTTGGCCGCGTTCGCCGTACAGGTCGGCAAGCAGATCTCGCCGCTGCGCGGTGCGCTGCTGCTCGGTCTCGCCACGATGGTCGCGCTGGGCGGAGTGTGGGCGTACCGCCGCTGGAGCGGAGTCGGCCAGTTGCTGCGGCTGGCGTCGGTCGGCCCGATCGTGTTCGTGGCGCTGTTCGTGTTCGCCTCGCCGGCGTCTGCGGTCGTGCTCGCCAGCGGCCAGGAAAGCTCCGGGCCGGGCACGGCCACCGGGGCGGGGCATCCCCCGGTGGTGGTCCTGGTCCTCGACGAGCTGCCGCTGGTGTCGCTGCTCGGCCCGGACGGTCGCATCGACGCGCAGCGCTTCCCGCACTTCGCGGAGCTGGCGGCCGGATCGACCTGGTACCGCAACTCCACCGCGGTCGGCGGTTGGACGCCGTACGCGTTGCCGGCGATGCTCAGCGGCCGGTACCCGCAGCACGAGGTGGCGCCACACTACTCCCAGCACCCCGACAACCTGTTCAGCGCGCTCGGCGGCACCTACGACATCAAGGCGCAGGAGAGCATCACCGAGCTCTGCGCGCCCCAGGTGTGCCCGGCCACCGACCAGGCCGCGACGAGCACCCTTCCGGTGCTGCTACGGGAGACCGGGCAGCTGCTGGGCCAGATTCTCGCGCCGGTGGACAACCATGACGATCCGACCGCGAGTTTCCGGGAGCCGACGGCCCGCGACGCCGGGCTGACCGGACCGGCGAGCGCCGCCGACGAGGCCGTACCGAGCGACCCGAAGTTTCGGTTCCACACCCTCAACGACCACCAGCCGGCCCGGTTCGCCCAGTTCATCGATGGGTTGTCCCGGCCCGACGACGGTCCTACGCTGCATTTTCTGCACCTGCTGATGCCGCATGCGCCGTGGAACTACCTGCCGTCCGGGGTGCGCTACGAAGCTCCCGGTGACTTCCCGAACGAGGGTGCCGGCTGGGTGCAACTGGCCCGGCAACGACACCTCGCCCAGCTCGGCTACACCGACGGGCTGATCGGGCAGACCCTCGACGTGCTGCGCTCCAGCGGTCGCTACGACGACGCTTTGCTGGTCGTGACCGCCGACCACGGGGTGAGCTTCACCCAGGGAGCGCAGGGGCGCGGCATGGGCGCGGTCGAGGCGGCACCGGCCGAGGTGCTCTGGGTGCCCACGTTCGTCAAGGAGCCAGGCCAGCGCAGTGGCCGGGTGGACGACCGCAACTGGGAGCACGTGGACCTGCTGCCGACCATCGCCGCGCACGCCGGCATCACGCTGCCCTTCGACGTCGACGGCATCTGCGGCGGGTGTCCGCCCCGGCAACGGGCGGACAAGGAGTTCCGCGACGTACCTGGCCAGCCGGTGACGGTGCCGGGCCCGGCGACCTTCGACGCGTTGCTCACCGGGCGCGGCGGGCCGCCGTTGCCGGCGCCGATGCTGCCGGAGCTGGTCGGCCGGTCGGTCGGGGACCTCCCGGTCACCGACGACGGGGTGCGGGCGGAGATTCTCAACATCGCCGACTTCAGCGGCGTCGACCCGGCCAGTGGGGAGCTGCCGATGCTGGCGTACGGCGAACTGCCCGCCACGGTGGCGACCGGTGCACCGATCGCGGTCGCGGTCAACGGCGAGATCGCCACCGTGGTGCCGGCGCTGGCTCCCGACGCGAAAGGGCGTCGCTTCGCGGTGCTGCTCCAGGACGAATCGATGCTGCGCGCCGGCGACAACCGTCTCGAGCTGTTCGAGGTCGTCGACGGCGGTACGCAGCTCGTCCGGCGCTGGTGA
- a CDS encoding methyltransferase encodes MISEPTTSTSHDEPGSFRDPGNQIFYAGDRVLRGLGPQAAKDWSAVAASAFLPPLLAAGKVIGTEPAEADEVPPEAAGRWTTVLRHERVPFVSYPYEWSFAMLRDAARLHLEILQAALADGVTMTDGSAYNLQWRGADPVFIDVGSFQPGAAGEPWAGYRQFCQTMLYPLMLQAHLGLDFQPSLRARIDGIEPGQMRRLFGGTRRWRAGVFKHVHLHDAIQARHAGTATGQVREEIRDAGFSTELVQATVRAVARLVDRLDWAPPRSHWVNYQQTCTYSDDDRTVKTAFVDAELADRRPATVFDLGANDGTYSRIAARHADYVVAVESDPAVVDDVYRRLRAEGQRRILPILMDLADPSPGGGWAGDERASFLARARADTVLALAVVHHLAIGRNVPLPRVLDWLTAMLPDQGRPGKLIIEFVHPDDPMAQQLLANKPAGLFPDYHRAEFERLLADRYEITRREELPSGTRTLYAGVVRG; translated from the coding sequence ATGATCTCCGAACCGACCACCTCGACGTCACACGACGAGCCCGGCTCCTTCCGGGATCCCGGGAACCAGATCTTCTACGCTGGCGACCGGGTCCTCAGAGGGCTGGGTCCCCAGGCCGCGAAGGACTGGTCGGCGGTTGCCGCCAGCGCCTTCCTTCCGCCGCTGCTCGCCGCCGGCAAGGTGATCGGCACCGAGCCCGCCGAGGCGGACGAGGTGCCGCCGGAGGCCGCCGGGCGGTGGACGACAGTGCTGCGCCACGAGCGGGTGCCCTTCGTGTCCTACCCGTACGAGTGGTCGTTCGCGATGCTGCGTGACGCCGCCCGCCTGCACCTGGAGATCCTGCAGGCGGCACTCGCCGACGGGGTGACCATGACCGACGGGTCGGCGTACAACCTGCAGTGGCGCGGCGCGGATCCGGTCTTCATCGACGTGGGCTCGTTCCAACCCGGTGCCGCCGGCGAACCATGGGCCGGGTACCGGCAGTTCTGCCAGACCATGCTCTACCCACTGATGCTCCAGGCCCACCTCGGGCTGGACTTCCAGCCGTCGCTGCGGGCCCGCATCGACGGCATCGAGCCCGGCCAGATGCGCCGGTTGTTCGGCGGTACGCGGCGGTGGCGCGCCGGGGTGTTCAAGCACGTGCACCTGCACGACGCCATCCAGGCCCGGCACGCCGGCACCGCCACCGGCCAGGTCCGCGAGGAGATCCGCGACGCGGGATTCTCCACCGAACTCGTGCAGGCCACGGTCCGCGCGGTCGCCCGGCTGGTCGACCGCCTGGACTGGGCGCCACCACGCAGCCACTGGGTCAACTACCAGCAGACCTGTACGTACTCCGACGACGACCGGACCGTCAAGACGGCCTTCGTCGACGCGGAGCTGGCTGACCGGCGGCCCGCGACGGTCTTCGATCTCGGCGCCAACGACGGCACCTATTCACGGATCGCGGCGAGGCACGCCGACTACGTGGTCGCGGTGGAGAGTGATCCGGCGGTCGTCGACGACGTCTACCGTCGGCTGCGCGCCGAAGGGCAACGTCGCATCCTGCCGATCCTGATGGATCTCGCCGATCCCTCACCCGGTGGGGGATGGGCCGGCGACGAGCGTGCCTCGTTCCTCGCCCGGGCCCGGGCGGACACCGTGCTGGCGTTGGCCGTCGTGCACCATCTGGCGATCGGGCGCAACGTGCCGCTGCCCCGGGTCCTCGACTGGCTGACCGCGATGCTGCCCGACCAGGGCCGCCCCGGCAAGCTGATCATCGAGTTCGTGCATCCGGACGACCCGATGGCCCAGCAGTTGCTCGCCAACAAGCCGGCCGGGCTCTTCCCCGACTACCACCGGGCCGAGTTCGAACGCCTGCTGGCCGACCGTTACGAGATCACCCGACGGGAGGAGCTCCCGTCCGGGACGCGGACCCTCTACGCCGGGGTGGTCCGTGGCTGA
- a CDS encoding ATP-binding domain-containing protein, translating to MLYEQVDRLRQQAQQRLAAALRSTGGTPQARSERESTVALHSERIAQYGAVENGLCFGRLDLTDGTRHYIGRIGLFDEDGDYDPLLIDWRAPAARPFYLATAAAPDGVWRRRHLRTRLRTVTALDDEVLDLDLARDRPSTAVTGEAALLAAITAGRTGRMKDIVATIQAEQDEIIRAPVDGVLVVQGGPGTGKTAVALHRAAYLLYTYRRELSTRGVLVVGPNATFLRYIAQVLPSLAETGVLLRTPGELFPGVRATRAEPAAAAQLKGRAEMAAVVAAAVRDRQEVPDETVVIEVDGHRLRLTPQICQAARDNVRRAGRLHNLARPLFDTEIVHALANQIAEEIGVDPYADDPLGGDDAPGDPQVLAEADLAEIRRELRTDPGLRSALDRFWPVLTPQRLLTDLYASDARLAAAAPHLDAAGRALLLRPPGGGWTPADVPLLDEAAELLGEDDSAERTAAELRRRARLEYAEGALEVLRGSESIDVEDEAEPEILAATDLLDAESLATRQVAGDHRTAAERAAADRRWTFGHVVVDEAQELSAMAWRLLMRRCPSRSMTIVGDVAQTGFPGGAAAWSDILEPYVADRWRLAQLTVSYRTPAEILAVAARVLAAIDPDVSVPQAVRESGVEPWWEQVAGPQELADRLVELVRRELPQVGAGRLGVIVPAGGAGPLGEAVRAAGVGPVAFGEQPDLAAPVVVLTVAQAKGLEFDSVILVDPGAILAESARGRNDLYVALTRATARLGVLYPGTLPLVLRTGDE from the coding sequence ATGCTGTACGAGCAGGTGGACCGGTTACGCCAGCAGGCGCAGCAGCGACTGGCCGCGGCCCTGCGCTCCACCGGCGGAACGCCGCAGGCCCGCTCCGAGCGGGAGAGCACGGTGGCCCTGCACAGCGAGCGGATCGCCCAGTACGGCGCCGTGGAGAACGGACTCTGCTTCGGCCGGCTCGACCTGACCGACGGCACCCGGCACTACATCGGCCGGATCGGTCTGTTCGACGAGGACGGTGACTACGACCCGTTGCTGATCGACTGGCGGGCACCGGCCGCCCGACCGTTCTATCTGGCGACGGCGGCGGCACCCGACGGGGTGTGGCGGCGCCGGCACCTGCGTACCCGGCTGCGGACCGTGACCGCCCTCGACGACGAAGTGCTCGATCTGGACCTGGCGCGCGACCGGCCGAGCACTGCGGTGACCGGCGAGGCGGCGCTGCTCGCCGCGATCACCGCCGGGCGCACCGGTCGGATGAAGGACATCGTCGCGACCATCCAGGCCGAGCAGGACGAGATCATCAGGGCACCGGTGGACGGGGTGCTCGTCGTGCAGGGTGGTCCGGGCACCGGCAAGACCGCCGTCGCGTTGCACCGGGCCGCGTACCTGCTGTACACGTACCGGCGGGAGCTGTCCACCCGTGGTGTGCTGGTCGTCGGCCCCAACGCGACGTTCCTGCGTTACATCGCGCAGGTGCTGCCGTCGTTGGCGGAGACCGGCGTGCTGCTACGTACCCCGGGGGAGCTGTTCCCCGGAGTGCGCGCGACCCGCGCCGAGCCTGCGGCGGCGGCCCAGCTCAAGGGGCGTGCCGAGATGGCCGCCGTGGTCGCGGCCGCAGTCCGCGATCGCCAGGAGGTGCCGGACGAGACCGTCGTGATCGAGGTGGACGGTCATCGGCTCCGGCTGACCCCGCAGATCTGTCAGGCCGCCCGGGACAACGTCCGGCGGGCCGGGCGGCTGCACAACCTGGCCCGCCCACTGTTCGACACCGAGATCGTGCACGCCCTGGCCAACCAGATCGCCGAGGAGATCGGCGTCGATCCGTACGCCGACGATCCGCTCGGTGGCGACGACGCGCCCGGCGACCCGCAGGTGCTCGCCGAAGCTGATCTCGCCGAGATCCGCCGAGAGTTGCGGACGGACCCGGGGCTGCGGTCGGCGTTGGACCGGTTCTGGCCGGTGCTGACCCCGCAGCGGCTGCTGACCGACCTGTACGCCTCCGACGCCCGGCTCGCCGCCGCCGCGCCGCACCTCGACGCGGCCGGCCGGGCGCTGCTGTTGCGCCCGCCCGGTGGTGGCTGGACCCCGGCGGACGTGCCGCTGCTCGATGAGGCCGCCGAGCTGCTGGGTGAGGACGACAGTGCCGAGCGTACGGCGGCTGAACTGCGTCGTCGCGCCCGCCTGGAGTACGCCGAAGGTGCCCTGGAGGTGCTGCGCGGGTCGGAGTCGATCGACGTGGAGGACGAGGCCGAACCCGAGATCCTGGCCGCGACGGATCTGCTCGACGCCGAGTCGCTGGCGACCCGTCAGGTGGCGGGTGACCATCGGACCGCGGCCGAGCGGGCCGCCGCCGACCGCCGCTGGACCTTCGGCCATGTCGTGGTCGACGAAGCGCAGGAACTGTCGGCGATGGCGTGGCGGTTGTTGATGCGTCGCTGCCCGAGCCGGTCGATGACGATCGTCGGGGACGTGGCACAGACCGGCTTCCCGGGCGGTGCCGCCGCCTGGTCGGACATCCTGGAGCCGTACGTGGCCGACCGGTGGCGGTTGGCGCAGTTGACCGTCAGCTACCGTACGCCTGCGGAGATCCTCGCGGTCGCCGCCCGGGTGCTCGCCGCGATCGATCCCGACGTCAGCGTCCCGCAGGCCGTCCGGGAGTCCGGAGTCGAACCGTGGTGGGAGCAGGTGGCCGGGCCGCAGGAGCTGGCGGACCGGCTGGTCGAGCTGGTCCGGCGGGAACTGCCCCAGGTCGGGGCAGGCCGGCTGGGGGTGATCGTGCCCGCCGGCGGTGCCGGGCCGCTCGGCGAGGCGGTCCGGGCGGCGGGGGTCGGCCCGGTCGCGTTCGGGGAACAACCGGATCTCGCCGCGCCGGTGGTGGTGCTGACCGTCGCGCAGGCGAAAGGGCTGGAGTTCGACTCCGTGATCCTGGTGGATCCGGGCGCGATCCTCGCCGAGTCGGCGCGGGGACGAAACGACCTGTATGTCGCCCTGACCAGGGCGACGGCCCGGCTCGGCGTGCTCTACCCCGGAACGCTGCCGTTGGTGCTGCGTACCGGGGACGAGTAG
- a CDS encoding OsmC family protein yields MGDSDTWIHQASATAVAGRVRTDDGEFSSRLSSPLAPQGSGLTPEQLLAAAFASCLHHAAVEAATEITDESHTVEVRAETRLHRDADGRYRAEVRASVSSCGLSGEQLSALVRRADLLWPFCATDGSRHTVDVVAARPEESRVGVPPG; encoded by the coding sequence ATGGGCGACTCAGACACCTGGATCCATCAGGCATCAGCGACCGCCGTGGCGGGTCGGGTCCGGACCGACGACGGCGAGTTCTCCAGCCGGTTGTCCTCACCGCTGGCGCCGCAGGGCTCAGGGCTGACCCCGGAGCAACTGCTCGCCGCCGCCTTCGCCTCCTGCCTGCACCACGCGGCGGTGGAGGCAGCCACCGAGATCACCGACGAGTCACACACCGTCGAGGTCCGCGCCGAGACCCGGCTGCACCGGGACGCGGACGGCCGCTACCGCGCCGAGGTACGGGCGAGTGTCTCCTCGTGCGGCCTCAGCGGCGAGCAGCTGTCCGCCCTGGTCCGCCGGGCGGACCTGCTCTGGCCGTTCTGCGCCACCGACGGCAGCCGGCACACCGTCGACGTGGTGGCCGCCCGACCGGAGGAGAGCCGGGTCGGCGTCCCGCCGGGCTGA